The following is a genomic window from Alkaliphilus sp. B6464.
TTATTGCCCGTAATATTGATAATGTGCTAAAATTAACTTAATCTATGCTAATATTGGAGGCGAAATTATGGAGATATTTAAAATTGCATTAGATCTTGTAAATAGTCTTTCTCTAATGTTTGTTATAACCTTTCTATTATCAAAAACTAATTCATTTAAAAATTTAGTTTTAAATAAACAAAATACTTTTTATAATAAAATATTTTTAACTATAATATTTGGACTTTTTGGTATTTTTGGTACCTACTATGGGTTTCCCATAGATGGTGCTATTGCCAATTCTAGAGCAATAGGGGTTGTAGTAGCAGGATTATTGGGTGGTCCATTTGTAGGTATTGGCTCTGGACTTATTTCAGGTATCCATAGATGGGCTATCGATATTGGAGGGTTTACAGCCCTTGCATGTATGTTATCTACTATTTGCGAAGGTATAATTGGAAGTATTGCATATAAGTACAAAAATAAAGTAAAAAGAAAGTGGCTACTAGGATTTTATATTACTGTATTAGCAGAAATACTACAGATGATCATTGTAATCTGTGTGGCTAAACCCTATGCTTTAGCCATTAAGCTAGTAGGAAAAATAATTATGCCTATGACATTAGTAAACTCTGTAGGTGTTGCATTGTTTATCATACTTTTGGAAAACATTTATAAGGAACAACAAAGGGAAGCTGCGGCCCAATCAGAATTAGCTCTAAAAATTGCAGACAAAACACTACCAATATTAAGAAATGGTATTAACAGAGAAACTGCTTTAGCCACTTGCAATATAATACATTCAATAGCGAAGGTAGATGCAGTAGCAATTACCGAAGGCTCTGAAATTCTTGCCCACGTTGGCATTGGTTCAGACCATCACTTACCTGGGGAAATGATAAAGACATCCGTTACTAAAACAGTACTTGAGACTGAAAAATCTATTATTGTAGACAATCATAACAAAATTGGATGTCAAAATAAATCCTGTAAACTTAACTCTGTTATCATTGTCCCTTTATTTAAAAAAGATCGAGTTATAGGAGTATTAAAAATATATAAAACTAAAGAAAATGGCATTTCAGATGTAGATGTACAATTAGCTGAAGGATTAGCTAAACTTTTTTCAACTCAAATTGAACTTGCAGAGATAGATTATAATGCTCAGCTTTTATCTAAAGCCGAGCTGAAAGCGTTGCAAGCTCAAATTAATCCCCATTTTCTTTTTAATGCATTAAACACTATAGTATCTATGTGTAGAATAAATCCTGAAATTGCCAGAAAGCTATTAATAAATCTAGGTAATTTCTTGAGAGAAAGCTTTAAAGAAAACAATGATATAGTTGATATAAATAATGAAATAAAACATGTGGAAGCCTATTTAGAAATTGAACAGGCAAGGTTTGGAGATAAATTAAAAGTAGTCTATGATATAAATACTGATAACTTTCAAATTCCCCACCTAATACTGCAACCATTAGTAGAAAATGCTGTTAAGCACGGTATATACCCTAAAAAAGAAGGTGGAACAATTGCTATAGCTATAAGGGATTATGGAGATTGCTATAATATAAAAATTGAAGACAATGGTGTTGGATTTGATCAGCCCTTTGAAAAACCTACTAATCAT
Proteins encoded in this region:
- a CDS encoding sensor histidine kinase, coding for MEIFKIALDLVNSLSLMFVITFLLSKTNSFKNLVLNKQNTFYNKIFLTIIFGLFGIFGTYYGFPIDGAIANSRAIGVVVAGLLGGPFVGIGSGLISGIHRWAIDIGGFTALACMLSTICEGIIGSIAYKYKNKVKRKWLLGFYITVLAEILQMIIVICVAKPYALAIKLVGKIIMPMTLVNSVGVALFIILLENIYKEQQREAAAQSELALKIADKTLPILRNGINRETALATCNIIHSIAKVDAVAITEGSEILAHVGIGSDHHLPGEMIKTSVTKTVLETEKSIIVDNHNKIGCQNKSCKLNSVIIVPLFKKDRVIGVLKIYKTKENGISDVDVQLAEGLAKLFSTQIELAEIDYNAQLLSKAELKALQAQINPHFLFNALNTIVSMCRINPEIARKLLINLGNFLRESFKENNDIVDINNEIKHVEAYLEIEQARFGDKLKVVYDINTDNFQIPHLILQPLVENAVKHGIYPKKEGGTIAIAIRDYGDCYNIKIEDNGVGFDQPFEKPTNHGIGINNIDKRLKSIYGSDYGLKIESKKSLGTKVLVNIPKRSA